The genomic region GTCGTAAGCATAAAAAATGCAATGCTTATCGGCGCCTACGACTATGCATCGCCTCTTGAGAGCGGTGCTCGAACCTGCGAGAAACGACCCTACATTCAGATGTAGTCGGTGCAGACACGCGCCAACGCAACCCGAGACTTCTCAAACCGAGACAGGCCATGACAGAGACGCTTGAGATCAAGACACTGGACGCCACAAAGAGCTGGGGGCGCGGCCGCGTCTATGACAGCATCACCGAGACCATCGGTCATACGCCGCTCGTGCGTCTTTCGAAAATCCAAGAGGCTGCGAAGCTCAAGGCAGACATTCTGCTGAAGCTCGAATTTTTCAATCCGCTGTCGTCGGTCAAGGATCGTATTGGCGTGGCGATGATCGACGTGCTCGAAGCGGAAGGCCGCATCAAGCCGGGTAAGACCGTTCTGATCGAGCCGACATCGGGCAACACGGGTATAGGTCTCGCGTTCGTTGCAGCGGCGCGCGGATATCGCCTCATCCTCGTCATGCCAGAGACGATGTCGATCGAGCGCAGAAAAATTCTGGCGCATCTCGGCGCTGAGCTTGAATTGACGCCTGGACCGGGCGGCATGCCGGCGGCGGTCACGCGCGCGGAAGAGCTTGCGAAGACGCTGCCGGACGCGGTCATTCCGGGTCAATTCGATAACCCGGCGAACCCGCTCGTTCACGAAAAGACGACGGCGGAAGAAATCTACAACGACACCAACGGCAAGGTCGACGCGCTCGTGGTTGGCGTCGGCACAGGCGGCACGCTGACCGGTGTCGGTCGGGCGCTGAAGAAGCGCATTCCAGGCCTCAAGGTCATCGCCGTCGAGCCGTCGACGAGTGCGATACTGTCCGGGCAGCCGCGCGGTCCGCACAAGATCCAGGGCATCGGCGCCGGTTTCATTCCGAGCATTCTCGATAAAGGCCTGATCGATGAAGTCGTGACGGTGTCGAGCGAGACGGCATTCGATGTGTCGCGCATGGTCGCGAAGGTGGAAGGCATTCCGGGCGGCATCTCGACGGGTGCCAACGTTGCCGCCGCGATCACGGTTGCCGAGCGGCCGGAATTCGCAGGCAAAACGATCGTGACATTCGCGCCGTCGTCGGCGGAGCGGTATTATTCCAGCGAGCTGTTCGTCGATCCGCAGCCGCGGAGCTAAACGCGCAAGAGGTTCTTATGGCGACACTCACGTCCGAAGAGGTGCAGCGTTACAAGCGTCACCTTGTGCTGCGTGATGTCGGTGCGCCTGGACAGCAGAAGCTGAAGGGCGCGCGTGTTCTCGTTATTGGTGCCGGCGGACTTGGTTCGCCGGTCGTCACCTATCTTGCGGCGGCGGGTATCGGCACCATCGGCATCGTCGACGACGACACCGTTTCAATCGACAACCTGCAGCGTCAGATCGCGCATCGCACCGAGGACGCCGGGCGACTGAAAGTCGAGAGCGCACGCGATACGATGCTGCGTCTTAATCCACTCGTCACGGTCGAGACGCATGCGGAGCGCATGAATGCCGATAACGCGATTGCGCTGATTTCCAACTACGACATCATTGCTGACGGCTCGGACAACTTCGCGACACGCTACCTCGTGGCGGACGCGTGTTATTTCGCCAAGCGGCCACTCGTCTATGCGACGCTCGGATCGTTCGACGGTTATGTCTCGACGTTCAAGCCTTACGAGCGAAACGCCGAGGGAGAGCCATATCCGACACTGCGCTGTCTCTTTCCCGAGGCACCGCCGCAAGGGCTTGTCGCCAACTGCGAAGAGGTGGGCGTACTCGGTCCGGTTGCCGGCGTCGTCGGCACGCTGCAGGCGACGGAAGTGGTGAAGGAAATTCTTGGTCTCGGTGAAAGTCTGGCGGGGCGATTGCTGATCTATGACGCGCTCGCGGCGCGCTTCGAGGTCGTCGCCATCGCCTGGGATCCGGACAATCCGCTGTCAGGCAAGCAGCCGACGATTGTCGATCTGTCTTCGCACCGGGCGTCGCAGAATTCGGCCTGCGCCGCCGAGTGACCCCGTCTCCGTGCTGACCACTGTCGCGCGCAATTAAAGGCCCGTTCCTTCCAATCGTTTGCGTACCTGGCGTGGCTCGCGATAAAAGAGCCAGCGTCAATTGCGAGGTCGCAGCGTGTTACCTCTTCTGCAGAATCTTCTCTTTCTGATCATAGAACTGCTCAGGGTGCCATTCGATCTTGTCGTTGGCACGAAGCGGCGGATCTATGAGGTTTCGCGCTTCGTCGATGCGCCGAAGACAGTGGCGTGGAATGTCGTCTCGGCGCACAAGATCAAGCTCGAAGGGCCGCCGCCGATGGAGCTCGATACCGAGCCCGATCCAGCGCGTCCGGGCGTGTTTACGGGAACCTGTCAGTACAACGACAAGCGGCTCAAATTCGCTTACCAGATCCTGGCGGAGACACCGGGCGAAGCGATGACGTTGCGTCTGCTGACGGATGAATGCGATCCGATCTATCGGGTCGGCGACGATTACATCGGCGCTGTTGCCGTTGCGGGCGACGACCGGCAATCGGTCATCACGGAATGTTGCGAGCTGACGCACACCAAGATTTCGACGCGGCTGTTAATGCCGCTGACAGTCTTGCGCAGTCTCTACAGCCTGAAGCGAACTGCGGAGGCTCGCGCGGGACGGCGCGGGCGCAATTTTGGCGATCAACTGACGAGCGCGGTTATTACCGGGGCGCTGACGTTTGCGAGCTTCTCAGCGCTTTTCGATATGTCGACCGCCGTGATTTTGCTGCTCGTGGTGTTACTGCATGAGCTTGGGCATGTGCTGGCAATGCGCTGGGTCGACATTCCCGTACGCGGAATTTATTTCATTCCGTTTTTCGGTGGTGTGGCGGTCGGCGAGGGTTTCGGCAAAAGCGAAGCGGTGCGTGGTTTCGTGGCGCTGATGGGACCGGCGGGCAGCATGCTGACGACGGGGCTTTTCCTCTGGCTGTCGTTGCAAAACGACGATCCGTTTCTTGCAGACCTCGTGTTGCTGAGTGCGGTGGTGAACGGCTTGAACCTGCTGCCGATCCTGCCTCTCGACGGCGGCCGGATATTGCAGGCGTTGACGTCGCGCCTGTCGCCGCGTGGGGCACGTTCGATCCATGGCGCACTGCTGCTTGTCGGTGTCGGACTCGCCGCCTGGTTCGGCGACTACCTTTTGATGGCGCTCATTCTGCTGATTGCGCCTGGCATTTTATCGAAGCAGACGTATGCACTCAACCAGGTGATGCCACTGACACGCCGGGAGATGGCGTGGCTCGTCTGCGGCTACGGCGCGACATTGCTTTTCTATATCGGCGTGGCGGAGCGCATCTGGACTACGGCGCTCGTCGCGGGCGGTTCTTGAGGCCGCCCGCGCGAGAGAGATTGCGTCAGAGCATCGCCGGATGGACGCGGTCGGGCGGCGCGTGGCCGTCGGAGTAGGCCTTGATGTTGATGATCACCTTTTCACCCATGTCGATGCGGCCCTCGATCGTGGCCGAACTCATATGCGGAAGCGCGACGACGCGGTTCGATGCGAGCAGGCGTGGATTGACGGCCGGTTCGTGCTCGAACACGTCGAGACCGGCGCCGGCGATGGCGCCCGATTCCAGCAGGCGGACCAACTCGTTTTCATCCACGACTTCGCCGCGCGCGGTGTTCACGAGATAAGCCGATGGTTTCATCAACTTCAGACGGCGCGCCGAAAGCAGATGGTACGTCGCTGGCGTGTGAGGGCAATTGATCGAGATGATGTCCATTCGCGTCAGCATCTGATCGAGGCTTTCCCAATACGTGGCCTCGAGTTCTTCCTCGACCTCTTCCATGACACGGCGGCGGTTGTGATAGTGGATCTGCAAGCCGAACGCCTTGGCTCGGCGGGCGACCGCCTGACCAATGCGGCCCATGCCGATGATGCCGAGGCGCTTGCCGTAAATGCGGTGTCCGAGCATCCAGGTCGGCGACCAGCCCGTCCACGTCGTTGCGGGATCGCGCATGTAGGCGGCGCCTTCCGCGAGACGGCGCGGAACCGCGAGGATCAGCGCCATCGTCATGTCGGCGGTGTCTTCGGTCAGTACGCCTGGGGTATTGGTGACAAGGATGCCGCGGTTACGCGCAGTATCGAGATCGACGTTATCGACGCCAGTGCCGAAGTTCGCGATCAGGCGCAGCCGCGGTCCGGCCTGGGTCAGGACCGAGCGGTCGATGCGGTCGGTGACGGTCGGAACGAGGACGTCGGCGGTCTTCACGGCTTCTACGAGCTGAGCGTGGCTCATCGGCTTGTCGTCGACATTCAAACGCGTGTCGAACAGCTCGCACATCCGCGTCTCGACGACATCGGGGAGTTTCCGCGTAACAACAACAACAGGTTTCTTGGGGGACGTCGGCATTCGTTTCCCATGGCTTGAAAAATGCGGCTTTGGACGAGATGACTGGGCCGCTTGAGAAAGTGCGGCCCCGTGTCTATCAGATGGCCTTTGCTAAGACAAAGTCCTGAAATCAAATAGCAGACGCCCCACTGCCGGGCATGCATCGATCCATGCTCGAACGCGGGGGCTACGAGCTATTCCAAATGACTGAATTCGCCATCACAAATCCCAAGCGCGGACGAATTCCGCTTGCGGTCTCGCGGGTTAGGCTTGCCGTTGCGGCCATATCCGTGGCGATTGCGGCAATGTCGGCCGTCGTACCGGCAAAGGCCGACGATTCGCCGCCTGTGACCGGCAGCGGCCTGCCGGTTCCGCGTTTCGTCAGTTTGAAATCGGATCGCGTAAACCTCAGGAACGGCCCAGGGACGGACTATCCCACTGGCTGGGTCTATCGCCGGGCCGGGCTGCCGGTCGAAGTGATCAAGGAATTCGAGACGTGGCGCGAAGTTCGCGATTCGGACGGGGTCACGGGCTGGGTGCTGCAGTCGCTGCTGTCGGGCCGGAGAACCGGGCTCGTGCTGCCTTGGGAGCGAAAATCCGGATCGTCGCCGCTGGTGCCGATCATGGCCAGCGACAGCTCACGGTCGGGCGTCGTCGCCAAGGTGGAAGCCGGCGTAATCGCCGATTTGCATTCCTGCGACGGCCGCTGGTGCCGCGTGACCGTCGATCAGTACAGCGGCTACATAGAGCAGAAGAAGCTCTGGGGCGTCTACGAGGGCGAGACCTTCAAATAAAGGACGCGCTGATGCAAAAGCCCAAGCGCCGCCAGCGCTGTTGGGCTTTGCCGACTATTCGCCGCGGTTAGATTTTCGCGAGGCGCACGACGACGTCGACGTGCGTGATCTTCATGCCTTCGGGCGGCTCGGGCAGGCCTTCGACTGAAATCGCGTCGCCGGCGATATCCATCAGCTCGCCGTTGGGTTCGAGCAGGAAATGATTGTGGTTGGAGGTGTTGGTGTCGAAGTAGGCCTTCGACCCCTCGATTGCCAACTCGCGCAGGAGACCCGCGCGCTTGAACTGGTGCAGGGTATTATACACGGTCGCGAGCGAGACGTGCTCTCCGAGACCTGCAACCTCGGCATGAAGCTGCTCTGCCGTCACGTGACGGTCACCGCCCTCGAACAGCAAACGGCCGAGCGTCATGCGCTGGCGCGTTGGCCGCAGACCCGCCTTTCGGAGGAGGTCGGAGGTGTTTGCCGGCATCCCGGTTTCCATATCGAGCGGAGATTTCTCGGACATTTCCGTTTGCAGAACCGTGTTGGCGTCACCACGTTCGATCGCAAGAATCGCCCGTGATGCAACGTGCTTCGAAGATCTGAGTATAGTCACTTGCCGGAAAACCCGCAACTTGCGGTCAAAACGGCTTTGAGGCGGGGATTTGGCCTGTTACACGCACCGGCTGGTCATGCTAGGCGCTCGGCCAAGCGTGTGTTAGGACCCGCTGATCTTGAACGGCCGGAGCATATTGTGCACGTACACGACACTATCGGCCATGAAACGAGGGGATACATGGCAGAACGCCGTTCTAGTTACGAATTCGATGATCTGCTCGCTTGCGGCCGTGGGGAGCTGTTCGGGCCGGGAAATGCCCAATTGCCGCTGCCGCCGATGCTGATGGTCGACCGGATCGCGTCGATTTCGGAGACGGGCGGCGCACACGGCAAGGGTCAGATCGTTGCCGAACTCAAAGTCGCCGGAAACGAGCGCCTGGATTGGTTATTTGCCTGCCACTTCAAGGGCGATCCGGTCATGCCCGGCTGTCTCGGTCTCGATGCGCTGTGGCAATTGACCGGATTTTTTCTGGGCTGGCTCGGACTTACGGGGCAGGGCCGGGCGTCAGGCGTCGGCGAGGTGAAATTCACGCGCGAAGTGACGCCGGACGTGAAGCAGCTTGAATATATCATAGACATCAAGCGGGTTATTGCTCGAAAGCTGAAGCTCGCCGAGGCTGACGGGGTCCTGAAAGCCGACGGCGAAGTGATATACACAGCCAAGGACTTGAGGGTCCTACTCAAGTCGAGCGAAGGCCCTTAAGCGTGGCCCTAGGGCCCGGTTGCCAGGGTGGGCGGCAGCAGGAACCGCAGGAGTGAAGGAGCGCATGCGGCGCGTAGTTGTGACTGGGATGGGTGTTGTGTCCTCGATTGGGAACAACACTCAGGAAGTTCTTGCTTCGCTGAGAGAGGCGAAGTCCGGCATTTCTCGCGCCGAGAAATACGCTGAGCTTGGCTTCAAGTGTCAGGTCCATGGCGCGCCCCATATCGACTGGGAAAGCATGGTGCCGCGCAAGCCGAAGCGTTTCATGGGCGCGGGCGTCGGCTGGAACTGGATCGCGATGGATCAGGCCATTCGCGATGCGGGCCTTGAGCCGTCGGATGTGGTGAATGAGCGCACGGGCGTCATTCTGGGCTCGGGCGGACCTTCTACGAAGGCCATCGTCGAGGCGGCGGAGACGACGCTCCGGACCGGCAGTCCGAAGAAGATCGGCCCGTTCGAGGTGCCTAAAGGCATGTGCTCGGGGCCGTCGGCCGCGCTTGCGACCGCTTTCCAGATCAAGGGCGTTAACTATTCGATCGCGTCGGCCTGCGCGACCAGCTCGCACTGCATCGGCAATGCTGCCGAAATGATCCAGTGGGGCAAGCAGGACATCATGTTCGCAGGCGGCTGCGAGGAACTCGATTGGACGCTGTCGGACCTATTCGACGCCATGGGTGCGATGTCGACGGGCTTCAACGCCACGCCGGAGCGGGCCAGCCGGCCGTTCGACAAGAACAGGGACGGCTTCGTGATCGCGGGCGGCGCGGGCGTCGTGGTGCTTGAAGAGCTGGAACGGGCCAAGGCTCGCGGAGCCAAGATTTACGGCGAACTCAAGGGCTACGCCGCGACATCCGACGGCTATGACATGGTCGCACCGTCCGGCGAAGGTGCGGAGCGCTGCATGCGCCTCGCCATGAAAGGGTTCGACGGTAAGGGCTTGCCCACGATCGATTATATTAATCCGCACGGAACCGGCACACCGGTCGGCGACGCCAAGGAAATCGACGCCATCCGGGCCGTCTTCGGCGATAAAATCCCGCCTATCTCGGCTACCAAATCGTTAACAGGGCACTCGCTCGGCGCTATTGGTGTGCAAGAGGCGATTTTCTCACTGCTGATGATGAACAATGGCTTCATCGCCGAAAGTGCAAATATCGACGAGCTTGACCCGGCGTTCGCTGATGTGCCAATCGCTCGCAGTCGTATCGACAACGCCAGCCTTAACTGTGTGATGTCGAACAGCTTCGGTTTTGGCGGCACCAATGCCAC from Hyphomicrobium sp. MC1 harbors:
- a CDS encoding D-glycerate dehydrogenase, which translates into the protein MPTSPKKPVVVVTRKLPDVVETRMCELFDTRLNVDDKPMSHAQLVEAVKTADVLVPTVTDRIDRSVLTQAGPRLRLIANFGTGVDNVDLDTARNRGILVTNTPGVLTEDTADMTMALILAVPRRLAEGAAYMRDPATTWTGWSPTWMLGHRIYGKRLGIIGMGRIGQAVARRAKAFGLQIHYHNRRRVMEEVEEELEATYWESLDQMLTRMDIISINCPHTPATYHLLSARRLKLMKPSAYLVNTARGEVVDENELVRLLESGAIAGAGLDVFEHEPAVNPRLLASNRVVALPHMSSATIEGRIDMGEKVIINIKAYSDGHAPPDRVHPAML
- a CDS encoding SH3 domain-containing protein, whose translation is MTEFAITNPKRGRIPLAVSRVRLAVAAISVAIAAMSAVVPAKADDSPPVTGSGLPVPRFVSLKSDRVNLRNGPGTDYPTGWVYRRAGLPVEVIKEFETWREVRDSDGVTGWVLQSLLSGRRTGLVLPWERKSGSSPLVPIMASDSSRSGVVAKVEAGVIADLHSCDGRWCRVTVDQYSGYIEQKKLWGVYEGETFK
- a CDS encoding metalloprotease — its product is MLPLLQNLLFLIIELLRVPFDLVVGTKRRIYEVSRFVDAPKTVAWNVVSAHKIKLEGPPPMELDTEPDPARPGVFTGTCQYNDKRLKFAYQILAETPGEAMTLRLLTDECDPIYRVGDDYIGAVAVAGDDRQSVITECCELTHTKISTRLLMPLTVLRSLYSLKRTAEARAGRRGRNFGDQLTSAVITGALTFASFSALFDMSTAVILLLVVLLHELGHVLAMRWVDIPVRGIYFIPFFGGVAVGEGFGKSEAVRGFVALMGPAGSMLTTGLFLWLSLQNDDPFLADLVLLSAVVNGLNLLPILPLDGGRILQALTSRLSPRGARSIHGALLLVGVGLAAWFGDYLLMALILLIAPGILSKQTYALNQVMPLTRREMAWLVCGYGATLLFYIGVAERIWTTALVAGGS
- the fabA gene encoding bifunctional 3-hydroxydecanoyl-ACP dehydratase/trans-2-decenoyl-ACP isomerase, translating into MAERRSSYEFDDLLACGRGELFGPGNAQLPLPPMLMVDRIASISETGGAHGKGQIVAELKVAGNERLDWLFACHFKGDPVMPGCLGLDALWQLTGFFLGWLGLTGQGRASGVGEVKFTREVTPDVKQLEYIIDIKRVIARKLKLAEADGVLKADGEVIYTAKDLRVLLKSSEGP
- a CDS encoding molybdopterin-synthase adenylyltransferase MoeB, translating into MATLTSEEVQRYKRHLVLRDVGAPGQQKLKGARVLVIGAGGLGSPVVTYLAAAGIGTIGIVDDDTVSIDNLQRQIAHRTEDAGRLKVESARDTMLRLNPLVTVETHAERMNADNAIALISNYDIIADGSDNFATRYLVADACYFAKRPLVYATLGSFDGYVSTFKPYERNAEGEPYPTLRCLFPEAPPQGLVANCEEVGVLGPVAGVVGTLQATEVVKEILGLGESLAGRLLIYDALAARFEVVAIAWDPDNPLSGKQPTIVDLSSHRASQNSACAAE
- the irrA gene encoding iron response transcriptional regulator IrrA, translating into MPANTSDLLRKAGLRPTRQRMTLGRLLFEGGDRHVTAEQLHAEVAGLGEHVSLATVYNTLHQFKRAGLLRELAIEGSKAYFDTNTSNHNHFLLEPNGELMDIAGDAISVEGLPEPPEGMKITHVDVVVRLAKI
- the fabB gene encoding beta-ketoacyl-ACP synthase I, yielding MRRVVVTGMGVVSSIGNNTQEVLASLREAKSGISRAEKYAELGFKCQVHGAPHIDWESMVPRKPKRFMGAGVGWNWIAMDQAIRDAGLEPSDVVNERTGVILGSGGPSTKAIVEAAETTLRTGSPKKIGPFEVPKGMCSGPSAALATAFQIKGVNYSIASACATSSHCIGNAAEMIQWGKQDIMFAGGCEELDWTLSDLFDAMGAMSTGFNATPERASRPFDKNRDGFVIAGGAGVVVLEELERAKARGAKIYGELKGYAATSDGYDMVAPSGEGAERCMRLAMKGFDGKGLPTIDYINPHGTGTPVGDAKEIDAIRAVFGDKIPPISATKSLTGHSLGAIGVQEAIFSLLMMNNGFIAESANIDELDPAFADVPIARSRIDNASLNCVMSNSFGFGGTNATLIFCRHDA
- the cysK gene encoding cysteine synthase A, with the protein product MTETLEIKTLDATKSWGRGRVYDSITETIGHTPLVRLSKIQEAAKLKADILLKLEFFNPLSSVKDRIGVAMIDVLEAEGRIKPGKTVLIEPTSGNTGIGLAFVAAARGYRLILVMPETMSIERRKILAHLGAELELTPGPGGMPAAVTRAEELAKTLPDAVIPGQFDNPANPLVHEKTTAEEIYNDTNGKVDALVVGVGTGGTLTGVGRALKKRIPGLKVIAVEPSTSAILSGQPRGPHKIQGIGAGFIPSILDKGLIDEVVTVSSETAFDVSRMVAKVEGIPGGISTGANVAAAITVAERPEFAGKTIVTFAPSSAERYYSSELFVDPQPRS